Part of the Ruegeria sp. AD91A genome, CAATTTCTCATCGAACCCGAGATGCTCTGTTACTAGTGTGCGCAGCGTCGCCCGCAGGCCGTGGGCATCTGTCTCACCGGCAAATCCGATCCTTCGGATCATGTTCATGGTAGCCGGTTCGGAAACAGGTCCGTTCTCGCTGGCAAAGACGAATTCGCGGTGGCCGTTGAGCTTGTACATCTCGTTGAGGATTTTGATCACCGGGTTCGTCAAGGGAATGGCAATCGTAATGCCCGTCTTGGTGACGGGGTTGATCCAGACACGCTCACCCATGTTGATGTCCGTCCAACGCATTTTGCGCACTTCACCGGCCCTCTGACCTGTATGTGCGATAATCTGCACTAGAGGCTTGCCCAAGGTCTGATGCGGCCACGCGTCCAGCCCCTGCAGAAACAGCGCGAGACGCTCTGGCTCAACGATGGCGGGGTGGTGTTTCTTCGGCTGGGGCTTGAACCTGTCGATCACGTTTGCGCCCGGTACAGAGGAGATCAGGCCCTCGGCCTCCGCATAGCCCAGAACCTGCCGCAGGATGCGAATGACACGGCGCGCAGTCTCGTGCGATCCGCGATCCGCGATTTTGAGCGCGACGGCCTTTATGTCGACCGCCGTGATATCCGCCACCTCTACCGTCCCCAGCAGAGGGATGGCATCCTTTTCGATCCGGTTGCGGGCGCGGACATAAGTCTTCTCTGCCCAGTGCGGGCGCTCCTCCACCAACCACGCGCGAGCAACCCCGGCGAAGGTGGTGTCGGTCAGACCGGACCGAGCCTGTACCTCTGCGCGCATCTCCGCCACGTCGGGGGTGATATTGGTGTCTAGCAGGTTTCTCTGCGCCTCGACGCGCTGTCGCGCGTCCTTGAGGCCGACAGAGGGATAGGAGCCCAAGGTCATCTCACGCTGCTTGCTATCGACCCTGTAGCGCCAGACCCATGTCTTGCTGCCTTTCGGGTGAACGATCAGCGTCAGGCCACCGCCATCTGCCAGCTTGATCTTCTTGTCGCCCGGCTTCGCGGCCTTGATTTGTCTGTCTGTCAGTTTGGTCAACTTGCATACTTTCTCACTGGCGAACCCCACACAGACCCCCACAATGGGAATTCTGGCAGAGCCCAAGTTTCCTTGGGGGTGAGAAAGACTGGCACGTCAAAGGCCTTATTTTCAAAGCCGTGTGACTGCGAGTGAATTCGAACTGAGGAGAAAAATGGTGGAGCCTAGGGGAGTCGAACCCCTGACCTCTTGCATGCCATGCAAGCGCTCTCCCAACTGAGCTAAGGCCCCATTATGGTACCGTTGGTGCGGTGGACGGACGTTTAGGAGACAGTGACGACGAGTGCAAGTCCAAAAATGGAATTGAACTCGAATTTCCGCCCGGGCTGCCCGTCAAATGAAAAAGGCGACCCTGAGGTCGCCTTCTTGCGTAATCAGCTTTCGTCTTCCGAAGATATGTCGGTAATATCGTCCAGAGAAACGTCATCACTGCTGTCGTCATCGTCGTCCAGCAGATCGTCGTCCAGTTCGACATCGACACTTTCGTCATCGTCCAGGACCAGCTCCTCTCCGGACGCGTTTTCACGCGCTTTGACCGAAGCTGCATCTTCAGCATCCGCCGCGATCATGCGGCTTTTGGATGTTTGAAGCTCCACGATCTCGCCAGTGTAGGGGCTGATGATCGGGTCCTTGTTC contains:
- a CDS encoding TIGR02300 family protein, with the translated sequence MPKEEWGVKRVCPTTGKRFYDLNKDPIISPYTGEIVELQTSKSRMIAADAEDAASVKARENASGEELVLDDDESVDVELDDDLLDDDDDSSDDVSLDDITDISSEDES
- a CDS encoding integrase arm-type DNA-binding domain-containing protein, with the translated sequence MTKLTDRQIKAAKPGDKKIKLADGGGLTLIVHPKGSKTWVWRYRVDSKQREMTLGSYPSVGLKDARQRVEAQRNLLDTNITPDVAEMRAEVQARSGLTDTTFAGVARAWLVEERPHWAEKTYVRARNRIEKDAIPLLGTVEVADITAVDIKAVALKIADRGSHETARRVIRILRQVLGYAEAEGLISSVPGANVIDRFKPQPKKHHPAIVEPERLALFLQGLDAWPHQTLGKPLVQIIAHTGQRAGEVRKMRWTDINMGERVWINPVTKTGITIAIPLTNPVIKILNEMYKLNGHREFVFASENGPVSEPATMNMIRRIGFAGETDAHGLRATLRTLVTEHLGFDEKLAEAQLSHASKEQHGRAYDRTSFLAQRRVMMEAYSQFLVQLQEGRANVVPMIAGLKV